TTGGGCTGATAAAAGCTTTACAATGTTTTTGTTGCTTCCGACGACGTGTCCGGCttggtatttggtttttgccATACTTATTCGGCGGTTACCATGAACGTGATTCTAATCTCTGGAGCAGCGACCTTGCTCAATGGATCTCGCGCGATGGAATTGGACAAGACAGCTGGGAAGTTATGGACATAAGAACATTCGACTGTCAAAGTTCTGGCGAGCCAGGTTAATTAAGAGAAATTATGCAAGCGAATGGCTACTTTTGGTCAAACTCCTCAGAATACATAATTCGTCAGAGAcgagacatcaaagaaattgCATTTTGCTGTACTCCCACTAGATGGATTGTTCGGAATCGAGGagaatattatatgtatatgtatatgcatatgcatataaaTCAGTTATTATGAAAATTGACTTTGTTGTGTGTACACGTTGCAACTTCCCGCTGGGCAAGGACCGTTGCCATAATGCATATTTGGATTTTATGACCTCAAAGGATGCCACGAAGGGTTGTTGGCATCCACTTTGAGCCGCGATATGTCAACTGGAATTTGCGACATTTTCCGCGAGCTGGCAATCTGGAAAAGGCATTCAAAATCGGCGACCATAAGGTAAAAGGTCCATGCTTGATTTCATAGAATGCAGATATGCGTTATGGCTGAATATTCATGTAAATCGATTGCATGCCATTGGGCAATAAGCGATTTAAAATGCGATATTTGCATACTATTacaattgcataaattaaattatattcaatCAGTTATTGGGCGATGATATCTTTTTCaagcatatatattttataatatataatattttgatCCTAGTTCAATAATGTAATATGCAAAGTGCGAGAATGAATCTCCCCAGaatattaatcatttttgATTGTTATGGTAATTAAACAACCATCATGGCGGATGAGTAATATTACACTTGTTTgaatggaaaatttaaaatactGAATTGATATTGAAATAGAGAATCAAAAGAGGGAAAGACTAGTAGTATCGTAATGTATTGAATTGCATTATTTGGGCGGCTGATTCTTGTACTCGCAATAAGATCAACAAATTAACATAAAGCTACATACCTTGCTactataattatattattcgCCGTTCAGATCCTGCCCAGAGCTCACAACAAAGATCCTAGTGTCTGCAGCGAATACACACAAAGCTGAGACCGAGCCGCAAGCGCGATTGACTTTGGCGAATGTTACTAAATGGTTATTAAAAGAACTATGTTTCCATACTTAAAACATTCGTTTATTACTTAAAACTGTTGTAAAAATTGCAAACGGAATTATAGCAAGATTGGTTTGCGTATATAGAAATACCCTATAATTAACGAAGAGCAATGATACTAGCATATTACTcttcatcgtcatcatcatcatcgtcttcctcgtcgtcgtcttcctcatcgtcttcctcgtcctcatcgtcatcatcaccatcttcattatcgtcatcgtcatcttCATCAGTATCATCGCCATCATCTccctcctcatcctcatcgCCACTTTCGCCGGCACTGTCCTCTGCCTCCTCAacttcctcctcctcatcggATTCGGCTTCGGCCTTTGCGCCTTCGCTGCCCGAATCCTTGCGAGCTTTTTTCGTGGGCACTGCTGTGTCCTCGCCATCATTGTCCTTTGGAGCGGCATCAGCTGCCAGCAATGCTGCCTTCTCCTTGCGCAACTGGGCCTTGCGCTTGACCTGGTCGCTAGTGAGCTTAATGAACTCCGCATCCTTGGTCATGGCAAATTTGGACAGCACCTCATTGGCCTGCTTCTTAAGCTTGAGCATGCGCTGCTCGCGAGGACCCACAACATATGGTACATCCTCCGGTGGTGCACACATGCTGACATATAGTGGCAGTGCACTGGTGCCCGTAATATCGATCTTTAGGTACAACGAACGAATGTTGGCCAGTCCACCCGCATAAACTTCCTGGAGCTGCTTGATCACCAGCAGAATGTTCTCAGACAACTGCTTGGCGGTCATCTCGTGGTTGCCCACAGGAACGGCAGTTAGATCGCCCTTGGACAACTGCCTGAATGCGGTGCGGGTGAGGGCACGTGTCACCTCCTGTGGCAGCTTATCGTTGTCCTTGCTCAGACGCAGTGAGTGGAGCACATTGCGGGGCTTCTGGGTGTTCTACAAATGGAGAAGGCATTGGTATTGCAAATTAAGAAAATAGCTAATAAGTTGTATTAAAGTTCTTGCTAGATTTCTATAAAATCGCCCGGTTTGAAAAatcttttaaaatttgtaagAGTATAACATTTAAAATAGCTTGTTTAATCTCCTTTCATTATAAAACATTGCGAAGGATACCCTGATTTAGATAAGTAATCCGAAGTTGCATATATGAATACCtttaaaaaatacatacaaaTGTTCGCGACCTTCCACAAGATCTATTTGCGGACAAAGGAAGGTGATTTGTCTTCCTGGAACCCACTCATTAGCAGGCAGAATTTCTTACCTTGCCCAAAAAGGCAGTAGCCTGTCCTGACAGCCGACCGTCGCACAACAGGTAGTCGTAGCTGTTGAGGAACTTGCGCTTGGCCTCAAAGGAACCCATCTCGTTGCGCAGCTGATTGAATGGAACGATAGTTAGGCGCTGTTTCACACCGGCCTCTCGCAACATGTCCTCGTAGTGCTGCTTGGTGGGATCATAGTCAAACTTGGCTCCACGCTGCAAATCTGGCACGATGAGAGCCACATCGTCGTCCTTGCCCACCAACGAATGCTTCAGATTCAACTTGACCATGCGCTTTGGGCAGCTGGCGATCTTGTAGCTGCAAACTTGCAGAATGTAGCGGTAATCAGAGAAGATCGAGGtgttcttcttcttttccACCTCCTTGGAGACAACAGACTTCAATGCCTCGCACACCTTCGTCACATTATTTTCATTGACGATCTCATGGAACCGCTTCTCGTCAAAGGACTTCAATTCGAAGGTCAGCTCAACTGGTTTTTTAGACTTGGCAGGCTCTTTGTTG
This genomic stretch from Drosophila mauritiana strain mau12 chromosome 2L, ASM438214v1, whole genome shotgun sequence harbors:
- the LOC117147397 gene encoding ribosomal L1 domain-containing protein CG13096, translating into MVKVQKPQPKSLNKSASIEGVVKKKGKPEKTKKLATDATLELASNKKAKNAAPVKKDAIKKEPEVSKKGAEKKQSKAAKRPLILAPPESPAAPPPAAKKSKAKSAASGASDGKKIEAKKPLILAPPESPVPPKKQVKKTKAAPVEAKKEQAPAKKSVQDPVPSIKKVPAAKKSGQTAVQTKKTVKPEKPGKQAAPAKPAKAQPASQLQKKAKAVQKLSKPANAPKSKKPLGKSKPGQAKDNAVNKEPAKSKKPVELTFELKSFDEKRFHEIVNENNVTKVCEALKSVVSKEVEKKKNTSIFSDYRYILQVCSYKIASCPKRMVKLNLKHSLVGKDDDVALIVPDLQRGAKFDYDPTKQHYEDMLREAGVKQRLTIVPFNQLRNEMGSFEAKRKFLNSYDYLLCDGRLSGQATAFLGKNTQKPRNVLHSLRLSKDNDKLPQEVTRALTRTAFRQLSKGDLTAVPVGNHEMTAKQLSENILLVIKQLQEVYAGGLANIRSLYLKIDITGTSALPLYVSMCAPPEDVPYVVGPREQRMLKLKKQANEVLSKFAMTKDAEFIKLTSDQVKRKAQLRKEKAALLAADAAPKDNDGEDTAVPTKKARKDSGSEGAKAEAESDEEEEVEEAEDSAGESGDEDEEGDDGDDTDEDDDDDNEDGDDDDEDEEDDEEDDDEEDDDDDDDEE